From Streptomyces durmitorensis, a single genomic window includes:
- a CDS encoding chitosanase: MKRAGLLLLAVAPVATVAVYLLGGDSDSDASGADGMPSGTQRPYDKDKSAAEIEADDELIADLPAGLAAPAKKELAQKLVTSAENSTLNWRGQYGYIEDIDDGHGYTAGIIGFCTGTHDLLTLVERYTKDHPDNGLARYLPALRKVDGSDSHEGLDPGFTKAWKAEADEPAFRKAQNSARDRIYFDPAVRLAKLDGLGTLGQFIYYDAMVLHGPGTGPRGFYGLREAALKEANTPAQGGKEKAYLDIFLDIRRTAMKSEKAHRDTTRVDTAQRQFLYDGNLGLKTPLTWKVYGETFKVP; encoded by the coding sequence ATGAAACGTGCAGGCCTCCTTCTTCTCGCCGTCGCCCCGGTCGCCACGGTCGCGGTCTACCTCCTGGGCGGAGACTCGGACAGCGATGCCTCCGGAGCCGACGGGATGCCTTCCGGCACCCAGCGTCCGTACGACAAGGACAAGTCGGCGGCCGAGATCGAGGCCGACGACGAGCTGATCGCGGACCTGCCTGCCGGCCTCGCGGCGCCCGCCAAGAAGGAGCTGGCACAGAAGCTCGTGACGAGCGCGGAGAACTCCACGCTCAACTGGCGCGGGCAGTACGGCTACATCGAGGACATCGACGACGGGCACGGCTATACCGCCGGGATCATCGGCTTCTGCACCGGCACGCACGACCTGCTCACCCTCGTCGAGCGGTACACGAAGGACCACCCGGACAACGGCCTGGCCCGCTATCTGCCCGCCCTGCGCAAGGTCGACGGCAGCGACTCGCACGAGGGCCTGGACCCCGGCTTCACCAAGGCCTGGAAGGCGGAGGCCGACGAGCCCGCCTTCCGCAAGGCCCAGAACAGCGCGCGCGACCGCATCTACTTCGACCCCGCGGTCCGCCTCGCCAAGCTCGACGGGCTCGGCACGCTCGGCCAGTTCATCTACTACGACGCGATGGTCCTGCACGGCCCGGGCACAGGACCGCGCGGCTTCTACGGCCTGCGCGAGGCGGCGCTGAAGGAGGCGAACACGCCCGCGCAGGGCGGCAAGGAGAAGGCGTACCTCGACATCTTCCTGGACATCCGCCGCACGGCGATGAAGTCCGAGAAGGCGCACCGCGACACGACGCGCGTGGACACGGCGCAGCGGCAGTTCCTCTACGACGGCAATCTGGGCCTGAAGACACCGCTGACCTGGAAGGTGTACGGGGAGACGTTCAAGGTTCCGTAA
- a CDS encoding carbohydrate ABC transporter permease codes for MSVRRTTLAARIGLPVAVAALLLFALFPVYWMISTALDPKAVTRGSDVLPSGFSFEHFTYVFEKGNFGTYLLNSAIVGFGTILAAGVLSLFAAIAVARFKFRFRTSVLIMVLIVQMVPLEALVIPLFIQMRDYDMLNSLLGLTIVYVALSLPFAIWTLRGFVQTVPKEVEEAAYIDGASWFRMFRSVLLPLVAPGLVATSIFAFITAWNEFVFAYTFMKGSDKYTAAVGIYQFFGENSTAWGPVMASSTLVTVPVMIFFVIVHRKLGSGLAAGAVKG; via the coding sequence GTGAGCGTCCGTCGCACCACACTCGCCGCGCGCATCGGCCTTCCCGTCGCGGTGGCCGCGCTCCTGCTCTTCGCGCTCTTCCCCGTGTACTGGATGATCTCCACGGCACTCGACCCGAAGGCGGTCACCCGCGGTTCGGACGTGCTGCCGAGCGGCTTCAGCTTCGAGCACTTCACCTACGTGTTCGAGAAGGGCAACTTCGGCACGTACCTCCTCAACTCGGCGATCGTCGGCTTCGGCACGATCCTGGCCGCCGGGGTGCTCTCGCTCTTCGCGGCGATCGCGGTGGCCCGCTTCAAGTTCCGGTTCCGCACCTCCGTACTGATCATGGTGCTTATCGTGCAGATGGTGCCGCTCGAGGCGCTCGTCATCCCGCTCTTCATCCAGATGCGGGACTACGACATGCTCAACTCGCTGCTCGGCCTGACGATCGTCTACGTCGCGCTCTCGCTCCCCTTCGCGATCTGGACCCTGCGCGGCTTCGTGCAGACCGTGCCGAAGGAGGTCGAGGAGGCGGCGTACATCGACGGGGCGTCCTGGTTCCGGATGTTCCGTTCGGTGCTGCTTCCGCTGGTGGCGCCCGGACTCGTCGCGACCTCGATTTTCGCCTTCATCACGGCGTGGAACGAGTTCGTCTTCGCGTACACCTTCATGAAGGGCAGCGACAAGTACACGGCCGCCGTGGGCATCTACCAGTTCTTCGGTGAGAACTCCACGGCCTGGGGCCCGGTCATGGCCAGCTCCACGCTGGTCACGGTGCCGGTGATGATCTTCTTCGTGATCGTGCACCGGAAGCTGGGCTCGGGCCTGGCGGCGGGAGCCGTCAAGGGCTGA
- the gltB gene encoding glutamate synthase large subunit produces MRTHAWSPMDGRPAPQGMYDPRNEHDACGVGFVATLTGVASHELVEQALTVLRNLEHRGATGSEPDSGDGAGILLQVPDAFLREVTGFALPEAGAYAVGIAFLPVDTAGTTDAAVSQIETIASEEGLTVLGWRDVPVAPELLGATARSTMPVFRQIFVADGESSGVALDRKAFVLRKRAEREAGTYFPSLSARTIVYKGMLTTGQLEPFFPDLSDRRFATAVALVHSRFSTNTFPSWPLAHPYRFVAHNGEINTVKGNRNWMRARESQLASGLFASANEASTDKLDRVFPICTPDASDSASFDEVLELLHLGGRSLPHSVLMMIPEAWENHGSMDPARRAFYQYHSTMMEPWDGPACVTFTDGTQVGAVLDRNGLRPGRYWVTDDGLVVLGSEVGVLDIDPAKVVRKGRLQPGRMFLVDTAEHRIVEDDEIKAALAAENPYQDWLEAGEIELSDLPEREHIVHTHASVTRRQQTFGYTEEELRVILAPMAKSGGEPLGSMGTDTPIAALSERPRLIFDYFTQLFAQVTNPPLDAIREELVTSLHSSLGPQGNILEPTAATCRSVTLPFPVIDNDELAKLIHINADGDMPGMTAATLSGLYRVSGGGDALAARIEEICTEADAAIEAGARLIVLSDRHSDAEHAPIPSLLLTAAVHHHLIRTKQRTQVGLLVEAGDVREVHHVALLIGYGAAAVNPYLAMESVEDLVRAGTFLPGMEAEQAIRNLIYALGKGVLKVMSKMGISTVASYRGAQVFEAVGLQENFVAKYFVGTTSKIGGVGIDVVAQEVAARHAKAYPVSGIASAHRALDIGGEYQWRREGEPHLFDPETVFRLQHSTRNRRYDIFKKYTDRVNEQSERLMTLRGLFNLKSDRPSISIDEVESAADIVKRFSTGAMSYGSISREAHETLAIAMNQLGGKSNTGEGGEDAERLYDPARRSSIKQVASGRFGVTSEYLVNADDIQIKMAQGAKPGEGGQLPGHKVYPWVAKTRHSTPGVGLISPPPHHDIYSIEDLAQLIHDLKNANPQARIHVKLVSEVGVGTVAAGVSKAHADVVLISGHDGGTGASPLTSLKHAGGPWELGLAETQQTLLLNGLRDRIVVQTDGQLKTGRDVVIAALLGAEEFGFATAPLVVSGCVMMRVCHLDTCPVGIATQNPALRERFSGKAEYIVNFFEFIAEEVREILAELGFRTIEEAVGHAELLDTERAVNHWKAQGLDLEPLFHVPSLPGGAVRHQIAVQDHGLEKALDNELIKLAADALSASSATDAQPVRAQVAIRNINRTVGTMLGHEVTKKFGGAGLPDDTIDITFTGSAGQSFGAFVPRGVTLRLEGDANDYVGKGLSGGRIIVRPDRGADHLAEYSTIAGNTIAYGATGGELFLRGRTGERFCVRNSGATVVSEGVGDHGCEYMTGGHAVVLGETGRNFAAGMSGGIAYVIDLDRDNVNSGNLGAVEALDDSDKQWLHDVVRRHQEETGSTVAEKLLAEWDSAVERFSRIIPSTYKAVLAAKDAAERDGLSETEITEKMMEAATNG; encoded by the coding sequence ATGCGTACGCACGCCTGGTCGCCCATGGACGGTCGCCCCGCCCCTCAGGGCATGTACGACCCCCGTAACGAGCACGACGCCTGTGGTGTCGGGTTCGTGGCCACCCTCACCGGTGTAGCCAGCCATGAGCTGGTCGAACAGGCGCTGACCGTACTGCGCAATCTCGAACACCGTGGTGCCACCGGCTCCGAGCCGGACTCCGGCGACGGCGCCGGAATCCTGCTCCAGGTCCCGGACGCCTTCCTGCGCGAGGTCACCGGCTTCGCGCTCCCCGAGGCCGGCGCGTACGCCGTCGGCATCGCTTTCCTGCCGGTCGACACGGCGGGCACGACCGATGCCGCCGTCTCACAGATCGAGACGATCGCTTCCGAGGAAGGCCTGACGGTCCTCGGCTGGCGCGACGTTCCCGTCGCCCCCGAGCTGCTCGGAGCCACCGCACGCTCGACGATGCCGGTCTTCCGGCAGATCTTCGTGGCCGACGGCGAGAGCTCCGGCGTCGCGCTCGACCGCAAGGCCTTCGTGCTGCGCAAGCGCGCCGAGCGTGAGGCAGGGACGTACTTCCCCTCGCTCTCCGCCCGGACCATCGTCTACAAGGGCATGCTGACCACCGGCCAGCTGGAGCCGTTCTTCCCCGACCTGTCCGACCGCCGTTTCGCCACGGCCGTCGCGCTCGTCCACTCGCGCTTCTCCACGAACACGTTCCCGAGCTGGCCGCTCGCGCACCCGTACCGCTTCGTCGCGCACAACGGCGAGATCAACACGGTCAAGGGCAACCGGAACTGGATGCGGGCGCGCGAGTCGCAGCTCGCCTCCGGCCTGTTCGCCTCCGCCAATGAAGCCAGCACCGACAAGCTGGATCGCGTCTTCCCCATCTGTACCCCGGACGCGTCCGACTCGGCGTCCTTCGACGAGGTGCTCGAACTCCTCCACCTCGGCGGCCGTTCGCTTCCGCACTCGGTCCTGATGATGATCCCCGAGGCGTGGGAGAACCACGGCTCGATGGACCCGGCCCGCCGCGCCTTCTACCAGTACCACTCCACGATGATGGAGCCCTGGGACGGCCCGGCCTGTGTCACCTTCACCGACGGCACCCAGGTCGGCGCCGTTCTCGACCGCAACGGCCTGCGTCCAGGGCGCTACTGGGTCACCGACGACGGCCTCGTCGTCCTCGGCTCCGAGGTCGGCGTCCTCGACATCGACCCCGCGAAGGTCGTCCGCAAGGGCCGCCTGCAGCCCGGCAGGATGTTCCTCGTCGACACCGCCGAGCACCGCATCGTCGAGGACGACGAGATCAAGGCCGCCCTCGCCGCGGAGAACCCGTACCAGGACTGGCTGGAAGCCGGCGAGATCGAGCTCTCCGACCTGCCCGAGCGCGAGCACATCGTGCACACGCACGCCTCCGTCACGCGCCGCCAGCAGACCTTCGGCTACACCGAGGAAGAGCTGCGCGTCATCCTCGCGCCGATGGCCAAGTCCGGCGGCGAGCCGCTCGGCTCGATGGGCACGGACACGCCGATCGCGGCCCTCTCCGAGCGCCCGCGGCTGATCTTCGACTACTTCACGCAGCTGTTCGCGCAGGTCACCAACCCGCCGCTCGACGCCATCCGTGAAGAGCTCGTCACCTCGCTGCACTCCTCGCTCGGCCCGCAGGGCAACATCCTGGAGCCGACCGCCGCGACCTGTCGCAGCGTCACGCTGCCCTTCCCGGTGATCGACAACGACGAGCTCGCCAAGCTCATCCACATCAACGCCGACGGCGACATGCCCGGCATGACGGCCGCGACCCTCTCCGGTCTCTACCGCGTCAGCGGCGGCGGCGACGCCCTCGCCGCCCGCATCGAGGAGATCTGCACCGAGGCCGACGCCGCCATAGAGGCCGGCGCCCGCCTGATCGTGCTCTCCGACCGGCACTCCGACGCCGAGCACGCGCCGATCCCCTCGCTGCTGCTCACCGCGGCCGTCCACCACCACCTCATCCGCACGAAGCAGCGCACCCAGGTGGGCCTGCTCGTCGAGGCGGGCGACGTCCGCGAGGTCCACCACGTGGCCCTCCTCATCGGCTACGGCGCCGCGGCCGTCAACCCGTACCTCGCCATGGAGTCGGTGGAGGACCTCGTCCGCGCCGGGACCTTCCTGCCTGGCATGGAAGCCGAGCAGGCCATCCGGAACCTGATCTACGCGCTCGGCAAGGGCGTCCTGAAGGTCATGTCCAAGATGGGCATCTCGACCGTCGCCTCCTACCGCGGCGCGCAGGTCTTCGAGGCCGTCGGCCTCCAGGAGAACTTCGTCGCGAAGTACTTCGTCGGCACGACCTCCAAGATCGGCGGAGTCGGCATCGACGTCGTCGCGCAGGAGGTCGCCGCCCGGCACGCCAAGGCGTACCCGGTCTCCGGCATCGCCTCCGCGCACCGCGCGCTCGACATAGGCGGTGAGTACCAGTGGCGCCGCGAGGGCGAGCCGCACCTCTTCGACCCGGAGACGGTCTTCCGCCTCCAGCACTCCACGCGCAACCGCCGCTACGACATCTTCAAGAAGTACACGGACCGCGTGAACGAGCAGTCCGAGCGCCTCATGACGCTGCGCGGCCTGTTCAACCTGAAGTCGGACCGCCCCTCGATCTCCATCGACGAGGTCGAGTCGGCCGCCGACATCGTCAAGCGGTTCTCGACCGGCGCCATGTCGTACGGCTCGATCTCCCGCGAGGCGCACGAGACGCTCGCCATCGCCATGAACCAGCTGGGCGGCAAGTCCAACACCGGTGAGGGCGGCGAGGACGCGGAGCGCCTGTACGACCCGGCCCGCCGCTCGTCCATCAAGCAGGTCGCCTCCGGCCGCTTCGGCGTGACCTCCGAGTACCTGGTCAACGCGGACGACATCCAGATCAAGATGGCCCAGGGCGCCAAGCCCGGCGAGGGCGGCCAGCTGCCGGGTCACAAGGTCTACCCGTGGGTCGCCAAGACGCGTCACTCGACGCCGGGCGTGGGCCTGATCTCCCCGCCGCCGCACCACGACATCTACTCGATCGAGGACCTGGCCCAGCTGATCCACGACCTGAAGAACGCGAACCCGCAGGCGCGGATTCACGTGAAGCTGGTCTCCGAGGTCGGCGTCGGCACGGTCGCCGCGGGTGTCTCCAAGGCGCACGCGGACGTCGTGCTCATCTCCGGCCACGACGGCGGTACGGGCGCGTCCCCGCTCACCTCGCTCAAGCACGCGGGCGGCCCCTGGGAGCTCGGCCTCGCCGAGACCCAGCAGACACTCCTGCTCAACGGCCTGCGCGACCGCATCGTGGTGCAGACCGACGGCCAGCTCAAGACCGGCCGTGACGTCGTCATCGCCGCGCTGCTCGGCGCCGAGGAGTTCGGTTTCGCGACCGCGCCGCTCGTCGTCTCCGGCTGCGTCATGATGCGCGTCTGCCACCTGGACACCTGCCCGGTCGGCATCGCCACGCAGAACCCGGCGCTGCGCGAGCGGTTCTCCGGCAAGGCCGAGTACATCGTCAACTTCTTCGAGTTCATCGCCGAAGAGGTCCGCGAGATCCTCGCCGAGCTCGGCTTCCGCACCATCGAGGAGGCCGTCGGCCACGCCGAACTCCTCGACACCGAGCGCGCCGTGAACCACTGGAAGGCGCAGGGCCTCGACCTGGAGCCCCTCTTCCACGTGCCGTCGCTGCCCGGCGGCGCCGTGCGCCACCAGATCGCGGTCCAGGACCACGGCCTGGAGAAGGCGCTCGACAACGAGCTGATCAAGCTCGCCGCCGACGCGCTCTCCGCCTCCAGCGCGACCGACGCCCAGCCGGTCCGCGCCCAGGTCGCGATCCGCAACATCAACCGCACGGTCGGCACCATGCTCGGCCACGAGGTGACGAAGAAGTTCGGTGGCGCGGGCCTGCCCGACGACACCATCGACATCACCTTCACCGGCTCGGCGGGCCAGTCGTTCGGCGCGTTCGTGCCGCGCGGTGTGACCCTGCGCCTGGAGGGCGACGCCAACGACTACGTCGGCAAGGGCCTCTCCGGCGGCCGGATCATCGTCCGCCCGGACCGCGGCGCCGACCACCTCGCCGAGTACTCGACGATCGCGGGCAACACCATCGCGTACGGCGCGACCGGCGGCGAGCTGTTCCTCCGCGGCCGCACGGGCGAGCGGTTCTGCGTCCGCAACTCCGGCGCGACGGTCGTGTCCGAGGGCGTGGGCGACCACGGCTGCGAGTACATGACCGGTGGCCACGCGGTGGTCCTCGGCGAGACGGGACGCAACTTCGCGGCCGGCATGTCCGGCGGCATCGCGTACGTCATCGATCTCGACCGGGACAACGTCAACTCCGGCAACCTGGGCGCCGTCGAGGCCCTGGACGACTCCGACAAGCAGTGGCTGCACGACGTCGTGCGCCGCCACCAGGAGGAGACCGGGTCGACCGTCGCCGAGAAGCTGCTCGCCGAGTGGGATTCCGCCGTGGAGCGCTTCAGCAGGATCATCCCCAGCACGTACAAGGCAGTGCTCGCCGCCAAGGACGCCGCCGAGCGAGACGGTCTCTCCGAGACCGAGATCACCGAGAAGATGATGGAGGCGGCGACCAATGGCTGA
- a CDS encoding carbohydrate ABC transporter permease — protein sequence MKDTLVGGGPKEDATDRRPATRPEHTAALRKKRLVGLARPWLLLAPSLLVLAGLLLWPLIQVGKLSMQDYAVKFGGGVGTFTGFDHYTDLLGSALLWKTVLPNTAFFAIACVGLTVALGTLVALLLNRLGPAWRLICSIAVLAAWAMPAVTGTYVWIWLFQPQDGMVSQIAGSMGLIDPETTNWFTERGPFYAIATLNVVHHGFPFVAITVLAGLMTIPKELYEAGELDGANAWQRFWKITVPTILPVFLVVTILSTIWDFKVFTQIYLMPGGDGANEEVYNLGVFSYIQAFAKNDYGTGAAAAVLLTLLLLAITIVYIRTLFRQGEEDQ from the coding sequence GTGAAAGACACGCTCGTCGGCGGCGGACCGAAGGAAGACGCCACGGACCGCCGCCCCGCCACCCGGCCCGAACACACGGCAGCCCTCCGCAAGAAGAGGCTGGTCGGCCTCGCCCGGCCGTGGCTGCTCCTCGCACCGTCCCTCCTGGTCCTCGCGGGCCTGCTGCTCTGGCCGCTGATCCAGGTCGGCAAGCTCTCGATGCAGGACTACGCCGTCAAGTTCGGCGGCGGAGTCGGCACGTTCACCGGCTTCGACCACTACACGGACCTGCTCGGCAGCGCACTCCTGTGGAAGACGGTCCTGCCCAACACGGCGTTCTTCGCCATCGCCTGTGTCGGCCTGACCGTCGCACTCGGCACACTCGTCGCGCTGCTGCTCAACCGCCTCGGCCCGGCCTGGCGGCTGATCTGCTCCATCGCGGTCCTCGCCGCCTGGGCGATGCCGGCCGTCACCGGGACGTACGTCTGGATCTGGCTCTTCCAGCCGCAGGACGGCATGGTCAGCCAGATCGCGGGCTCGATGGGACTCATCGATCCCGAGACCACCAACTGGTTCACCGAGCGGGGGCCGTTCTACGCGATCGCGACCCTGAACGTCGTCCACCACGGCTTCCCGTTCGTCGCCATCACCGTCCTCGCGGGCCTGATGACGATCCCCAAGGAGCTCTACGAAGCAGGGGAGTTGGACGGCGCCAACGCCTGGCAGCGGTTCTGGAAGATCACCGTGCCGACGATTCTGCCCGTCTTCCTCGTGGTGACCATCCTCTCCACCATCTGGGACTTCAAGGTCTTCACCCAGATCTATCTGATGCCGGGCGGCGACGGAGCCAACGAAGAGGTCTACAACCTCGGCGTCTTCTCGTACATCCAGGCCTTCGCCAAGAACGACTACGGCACGGGCGCGGCAGCCGCGGTCCTGCTCACGCTGCTGCTCCTCGCCATCACGATCGTCTACATCCGTACGCTGTTCCGGCAGGGGGAGGAGGACCAGTGA
- a CDS encoding glutamate synthase subunit beta → MADPKGFLNHGREVAKTRPVGERVQDWNEVYVPGSLLPIISKQASRCMDCGIPFCHQGCPLGNLIPEWNDFAYREDWSAASERLHATNNFPEFTGRLCPAPCESACVLGINQPAVTIKNVEVSIIDKAWDANDVLPQAPDRLSGKTVAVIGSGPAGLAAAQQLTRAGHTVVVYERADRIGGLLRYGIPEFKMEKRHINRRIEQMRAEGTKFRTGVEIGRDIDAVKLRKRHDAVVIAAGATMARDLPVPGRELKGVYQAMEYLPLANKVQEGDYVTTPVSAEGKHVVVIGGGDTGADCVGTAHRQGAASVTQLEIMPRPGEERNPNQPWPTFPMLYKVTSAHEEGGERVYSVSTTHFEGDEDGNVQFLHLIEVEFIDGKLTQKPGTERKIPAQLVTLAMGFTGTDRENGLVDQFSLDLDERGNVARDAEFQTNVPGVFVAGDAGRGQSLIVWAIAEGRSAARGVDRFLTGASDLPSPIRPTDRSLMV, encoded by the coding sequence ATGGCTGATCCCAAGGGCTTTTTGAACCATGGCCGCGAGGTCGCGAAGACCCGCCCGGTCGGCGAGCGCGTCCAGGACTGGAACGAGGTCTACGTTCCGGGCTCCCTCCTCCCGATCATCTCCAAGCAGGCGTCGCGCTGCATGGACTGCGGCATCCCGTTCTGCCACCAGGGCTGTCCGCTGGGCAACCTGATCCCCGAGTGGAACGACTTCGCGTACCGCGAGGACTGGTCGGCCGCCTCCGAGCGGCTGCACGCCACGAACAACTTCCCGGAGTTCACCGGGCGCCTGTGCCCGGCGCCCTGTGAGTCGGCGTGCGTGCTCGGCATCAACCAGCCCGCCGTCACCATCAAGAACGTCGAAGTCTCGATCATCGACAAGGCCTGGGACGCCAACGACGTGCTGCCCCAGGCGCCCGACCGGCTCTCCGGCAAGACCGTCGCCGTCATCGGCTCCGGCCCGGCCGGTCTGGCCGCCGCCCAGCAGCTGACCCGGGCCGGTCACACGGTCGTCGTGTACGAGCGCGCCGACCGCATCGGCGGCCTCCTGCGCTACGGCATCCCCGAGTTCAAGATGGAGAAGCGCCACATCAACCGCCGCATCGAGCAGATGCGCGCGGAGGGCACCAAGTTCCGTACGGGCGTGGAGATCGGCCGCGACATCGACGCGGTGAAGCTGCGCAAGCGGCACGACGCGGTGGTCATCGCCGCGGGCGCCACGATGGCACGCGATCTCCCGGTCCCCGGCCGTGAGCTCAAGGGTGTCTACCAGGCGATGGAGTACCTGCCCCTGGCCAACAAGGTCCAGGAGGGCGACTACGTCACCACGCCCGTCTCCGCCGAGGGCAAGCACGTCGTGGTCATCGGCGGCGGCGACACCGGCGCGGACTGCGTGGGCACGGCGCACCGCCAGGGCGCGGCGTCCGTGACGCAGCTGGAGATCATGCCGCGGCCGGGCGAGGAGCGGAACCCGAACCAGCCGTGGCCGACCTTCCCGATGCTGTACAAGGTCACGTCCGCGCACGAGGAGGGCGGCGAGCGGGTCTACTCCGTCTCGACCACCCACTTCGAGGGCGACGAGGACGGCAACGTCCAGTTCCTGCACCTCATCGAGGTCGAGTTCATCGACGGCAAGCTGACGCAGAAGCCGGGCACGGAGCGCAAGATCCCCGCCCAGCTGGTCACCCTTGCGATGGGCTTCACGGGTACGGACCGCGAGAACGGCCTGGTGGACCAGTTCTCCCTGGACCTCGACGAGCGGGGCAACGTCGCCCGCGACGCCGAGTTCCAGACGAACGTCCCCGGTGTCTTCGTGGCCGGTGACGCGGGCCGCGGGCAGTCGCTCATCGTCTGGGCGATCGCCGAGGGCCGTTCCGCCGCGCGGGGCGTGGACCGATTCCTGACCGGTGCGAGCGACCTGCCGTCGCCGATTCGACCCACGGACCGTTCTCTGATGGTCTAG
- a CDS encoding sugar ABC transporter substrate-binding protein — MTLGLTATACGSDDGSDSGDKATDGKGKTLTVWIMEGTNPDARPFFKEAEKAFQKKTGAKIHVEYQQWATAQKKFTTAIEGGADQVPDVAEVGTTWVPQFAETDALVDVTDEVKKSGLNDDLVEGLADAGTLDGKQYGMPWYAGVRSIVYRKDIFEKHDLKAPTTWKELQSAAKTLKDKEPKMIPFPVAGGAEMFATPFIWGAGGELATEQGGKWKSGINSPEAVKGIEFYTGLATKDKVSPAKVNTWTEKEVGDAWGKGEVAMSVNGNWTPKAIVEANPDLKGKLGAVPIPGQSGGMSKSFLGGSYLSTFNTDKKDLAWEFVKMLTTGDFAAKWAEETNYFPGQNSELKKIEAKKDPLVEPFAKQMLEAGATVPKTKAYGEIQASKVIPGMVQSILTGKSSVQEAADKAAKDMDAIFAKDK, encoded by the coding sequence ATGACGCTCGGACTGACCGCGACGGCATGCGGCAGCGATGACGGGAGCGACAGCGGCGACAAGGCCACCGACGGCAAGGGCAAGACCCTCACCGTATGGATCATGGAGGGGACCAACCCCGACGCCAGGCCCTTCTTCAAGGAGGCCGAGAAGGCGTTCCAGAAGAAGACCGGCGCCAAGATCCACGTCGAGTACCAGCAGTGGGCCACCGCGCAGAAGAAGTTCACCACCGCCATCGAGGGCGGCGCGGACCAGGTCCCGGACGTGGCCGAGGTCGGTACGACCTGGGTGCCGCAGTTCGCCGAGACCGACGCGCTCGTCGACGTGACCGACGAGGTCAAGAAGTCGGGTCTCAACGACGACCTCGTCGAGGGCCTCGCGGACGCGGGCACGCTCGACGGCAAGCAGTACGGCATGCCGTGGTACGCGGGCGTACGCAGCATCGTCTACCGCAAGGACATCTTCGAGAAGCACGACCTGAAGGCACCGACCACCTGGAAGGAGCTCCAGTCCGCGGCCAAGACGCTGAAGGACAAGGAGCCCAAGATGATCCCCTTCCCGGTCGCGGGCGGCGCCGAAATGTTCGCCACCCCCTTCATCTGGGGCGCCGGAGGCGAACTCGCCACGGAGCAGGGCGGCAAGTGGAAGTCGGGGATCAACTCCCCGGAGGCCGTGAAGGGTATCGAGTTCTACACCGGCCTCGCCACCAAGGACAAGGTCTCCCCGGCCAAGGTCAACACCTGGACGGAGAAGGAGGTCGGCGACGCCTGGGGCAAGGGCGAGGTCGCCATGTCCGTCAACGGCAACTGGACCCCGAAGGCCATCGTCGAGGCCAACCCGGACCTCAAGGGCAAGCTCGGCGCCGTGCCGATCCCCGGCCAGAGTGGCGGCATGAGCAAGTCGTTCCTCGGCGGCTCCTACCTGTCCACGTTCAACACGGACAAGAAGGACCTCGCCTGGGAGTTCGTGAAGATGCTGACCACCGGTGACTTCGCGGCCAAGTGGGCCGAGGAGACCAACTACTTCCCGGGTCAGAACTCCGAGCTGAAGAAGATCGAGGCGAAGAAGGACCCGCTGGTCGAGCCGTTCGCCAAGCAGATGCTGGAGGCCGGCGCGACCGTCCCCAAGACCAAGGCGTACGGCGAGATCCAGGCGTCGAAGGTCATCCCCGGCATGGTGCAGTCCATCCTGACCGGCAAGTCCTCCGTCCAGGAAGCGGCGGACAAGGCCGCCAAGGACATGGACGCCATCTTCGCCAAGGACAAGTAG
- a CDS encoding SDR family NAD(P)-dependent oxidoreductase → MSYGLEGKAVLITGAGRGQGAAEARLFAEAGARVVVTDVREEEGRAVAKSLGGQGLFVRHDVTEAESWASAVAAGLEAFGRLDALVNNAALWRTASVEDETYENFETLVRVNLLGPFLGIQAVLPALREVGGGSIVNVSSTAGLVGIRGHAAYGSTKFGLRGLTRSAALDLAGYGVRVNSVHPGAVDTPMISSASAGRDWSHLPLGRMGRPEEVGELVLFLASEASSYITGAEFAVDGGSTAG, encoded by the coding sequence ATCTCCTACGGACTTGAGGGCAAGGCCGTCCTGATCACCGGTGCGGGCCGCGGGCAAGGGGCGGCCGAGGCGCGGCTCTTCGCGGAGGCCGGGGCGCGGGTCGTCGTCACGGACGTGCGGGAGGAGGAAGGGCGCGCTGTCGCCAAGTCCCTTGGCGGGCAAGGCCTCTTCGTACGCCATGACGTCACGGAGGCGGAGAGCTGGGCGTCGGCCGTGGCGGCCGGCCTCGAGGCCTTCGGCCGCCTGGACGCGCTCGTGAACAACGCGGCGCTGTGGCGGACGGCTTCCGTGGAGGACGAGACGTACGAGAACTTCGAGACTCTGGTCCGGGTCAATCTCCTTGGCCCGTTCCTGGGGATCCAGGCGGTGCTGCCCGCGCTGCGGGAGGTGGGCGGCGGTTCGATCGTGAACGTCTCGTCGACGGCGGGGCTCGTGGGGATACGGGGGCATGCGGCGTACGGGTCGACGAAGTTCGGGTTGCGGGGGCTGACGCGGAGCGCGGCGCTGGATCTGGCGGGGTACGGGGTGCGGGTCAACTCCGTGCATCCGGGGGCCGTCGACACCCCGATGATCTCCTCGGCCTCCGCCGGGCGGGACTGGTCGCACCTGCCGCTCGGCAGGATGGGCCGCCCCGAGGAGGTCGGGGAGCTGGTCCTCTTCCTCGCGTCGGAGGCGTCGTCGTACATCACGGGAGCGGAGTTCGCGGTGGACGGCGGGTCGACGGCTGGGTAA